A genomic segment from Glycine max cultivar Williams 82 chromosome 1, Glycine_max_v4.0, whole genome shotgun sequence encodes:
- the LOC102662154 gene encoding uncharacterized protein, with translation MSLYSKFLKDMLTRKSKYIHSDTIVVEGNCSRVIQHILPPKHKDPGSVTIPCFIGAISVGKTLIDLGANINLMPLSLCRRIGELEIMPTRMTLQLGDRSITRPYGVIEDVLVRVKHFTFPAGFVVIDIEEDAEIPLILGRLFMLTASCVMDMGKRKLEMDIEDQKISFDLFDEEQQLLDQNVCLQVKEFVEEVLKMASRKRKDPASRPRESYNTSRLASEVPWERYAQNVHSRNILLERNVNLFVTEYDEFRR, from the exons ATGTCGCTCTactctaaattcttgaaggacaTGCTAACTCGGAAGAGCAAGTATATACATAGTGACACCATtgttgtggaaggaaattgtagcaGAGTGATTCAACatatccttccacccaagcacaaGGATCCAGGAAGTGTCACTATCCCTTGCTTTATCGGTGCAATTTCTGTTGGTAAAACTCTCATTGATTTAGGAGCCAACATTAATTTGATGCCGCTCTCTTTGTGTCGAAGGATAGGAGAGCTGGAAATAATGCCAACAAGAATGACGCTGCAGTTAGGAGACCGCTCCATCACCAGGCCATATGGAGTGATAGAGGATGTTTTGGTTCGAGTTAAACACTTCACTTTCCCCGCTGGTTTTGTTGTCATAGACATCGAAGAAGATGCTGAGATCCCCTTGATCTTGGGACGTCTGTTCATGTTAACTGCAAGTTGTGTCATGGACATGGGAAAGCGGAAGTTAGAGATGGACATTGAAGATCAAAAGATCAGTTTTGATCTATTTGATGAAGAACAACAATTGTTGGACCAAAATGTTTGTTTGCAAGTGAAGGAGTTTGTTGAAGAGGTTCTGAAG atggcTTCTAGAAAGAGAAAGGACCCAGCCTCCCGACCTCGGGAATCTTATAACACTTCCAGACTTGCCTCTGAGGTCCCATGGGAGAGATATGCACAGAATGTTCACTCCCGGAACATCCTTCTAGAGAGGAATGTGAATCTTTTTGTCACAGAGTATGATGAATTCAGGAGATAG